The Synechococcus sp. CC9605 sequence ACTGACTTATCACCCCCTGCATGAAGGCGGCACCTTGCAGGATGGTGTAGTCGAAATCCGACGACTCCAGCAGCTTCTCGGTGCAGGCCTTGATGTCCATCAAGGGAACCTCGCGGTGCTGATGCGCACCCAGCAGCGAGAGAAAAACAAAACGCTTCACCCCTGCTCGCTCACATGCACGAAGCAGATTGAGCTTTCCGTCCCAATCCGTTTCGTAGATGCTGCGAGGATCGTTGGGGCGACTGGTGGATGCATCGATCACGGCATCCATGCCCTCAAGGGCGTAATCAAGGCTGTCGGGCTCCAACAGGTCGCCCCGGGTCAGCTCACAACCCCATTCCTGCAGAAAGGCAGCCTTGCGGGGGGTACGCACCATGCAGCGAGCCTGGTGGCCGGCGTCAAGGGCACGACGGGCGACCTGTCGTCCCAGGGTGCCGGTGCCACCCACCACAAGCACTTGCATCGGCGACTTCCTCACGAAGGCTGGAGCTTAATAGCCCCAGTAGCAAAGCGACTGCTTCAGTCGTCGCCTTGAAGCTTCAGCAGCAGAGCACCACCAGCGAGGCCGACAGGAATCAAGACCCAGAAGATCGCAGCAGTTCCAAAAATCTCAGCAGCCATGGTCTGGGCAAAGCGATCGCCTGCCAATTTAAATCCCTTCCCCCCGCAGGCTGGCGCAGATCTGTAACAGCTGCGGTAATTCCGCATCAGTTCGCACCTGGCCCGGCATGACGCCACTGGCACTGGCGCGATAACCCGCCGCCTGGAGCGCCTGCACCAATGGCCCCAGAGCTGGTGGTCCACCGCTGCCCAGCCGTCGGGCCAGCTCATCGGTGGGCCAGACCGTGGGGCGATCGCCGGGATCCGCCTGCAGGCGCTGCATCAATCGAAGGGTGGCGGGGCTGATCTGCTGACGCCCCAGCTGTTGACCCTCGGCAATCAGCTGCTGCAACAACTGTGGCTCTTGCAAGGGACCAATCCACAGCGGGCCGCTGATGCTCCAGCGCCCCTGACCAGCCGCGCAATCACAGGCGGGCCAGCCGCTGAGCTTGAGGAGGGGCTGCACCCTTTGAGCACCACAGAATTCGCAACGGGCCACCAGCCCCAGCTTCTGTTCATCGCCTGCGGGGATCTGGCGCCGCAGGCGCAGCGCGAGGCGAAAGGTGCGGCCTTCACTGAAGCTGAACAGCGGCTGCAGTCCGCGGCCCAGCATCCAGGCCTGCCGCGCCACCAGCCCGATCTGCTGCCGCAGGGCCATTTCCCAGCTGGATGGATGGGCTCGAGCGGCAGCCCCGAGGCTGCGAATGGCGCCCGGCCGGTCATGGCCGGTGGGGGAGCGACCATCCGTGGAGGCCAGAAACAACAGGCCGTCGAA is a genomic window containing:
- a CDS encoding N2,N2-dimethylguanosine tRNA methyltransferase, with the translated sequence MAELSLGPGFFRPESRPARDLSVLLARHQSRHATRPLRWLDLMAGCGIRALRWGLEALANTAVETELWINDGDPDRLPLIQANLQRLGCSMRFTAEAADLLLHRSIVERHWFDFIDLDAFGAPGPLIQPALEALRFDGLLFLASTDGRSPTGHDRPGAIRSLGAAARAHPSSWEMALRQQIGLVARQAWMLGRGLQPLFSFSEGRTFRLALRLRRQIPAGDEQKLGLVARCEFCGAQRVQPLLKLSGWPACDCAAGQGRWSISGPLWIGPLQEPQLLQQLIAEGQQLGRQQISPATLRLMQRLQADPGDRPTVWPTDELARRLGSGGPPALGPLVQALQAAGYRASASGVMPGQVRTDAELPQLLQICASLRGEGI
- the petM gene encoding cytochrome b6-f complex subunit PetM, translated to MAAEIFGTAAIFWVLIPVGLAGGALLLKLQGDD